Proteins co-encoded in one uncultured Methanomethylovorans sp. genomic window:
- the ltrA gene encoding group II intron reverse transcriptase/maturase — MNVSNSITLTEKAEALIGNPSAWNEYKSTTSERRDNSSSNAKSECEKLADNSSWNHINWNKVETHINRLQVRITKAVIKGNWNLVKRLSYLLTHSHYAKLLAVRKVIRNKGKRTAGIDGKLWNTPSAKMKAALNLTDKRYKAKPLKRVYIEKYGSSKKRPLGIPSMYDRAMQSLYALALNPIAEATADKRSFGFRKFRSTQDTCSQIFNIMSLKTSAQWILEGDIKSCFDKISHQWLLDNIPMDKSILKQFLKAGFVYDQILFPTDAGTPQGGIISPILANMTLDGIDNLLINKYHRGKSGTITFRQKAKHKVNFVRYADDFIVTAKTKGIAEEIKESIKNFLKEKGLELSDEKTLITHIDNGFDFLGWNFRKYKWKLLIKPSKKSIQKITEKISNIIKNGKTWTQEDLIDKLNPIITGWSNYHQGVISKETFSILDNRIWNMLWKWAKRRHPMKSRTWIVNKYWHTKGTRNWVFSTKRNQLKLLSDKKIVRNPQLKLDKNPYLDKDYFIERKFKQGSRKLSGKFKKVWGKQKGKCPFCNLLIDINNDGEERPLHHKNGNHNDNRISNLVYTHAHCHRQYHTNNLKTTAA, encoded by the coding sequence ATGAATGTAAGTAATTCAATTACGCTAACTGAAAAAGCAGAAGCACTTATTGGTAATCCCTCTGCATGGAATGAGTACAAGAGTACAACTTCCGAAAGGAGAGATAACAGTAGTTCAAATGCTAAATCAGAATGCGAGAAACTTGCAGATAATTCCAGTTGGAATCACATCAACTGGAACAAAGTGGAAACACACATCAATAGGCTACAAGTCAGGATTACGAAAGCGGTCATTAAAGGAAATTGGAATTTAGTTAAGAGACTAAGTTATTTGCTAACACATTCCCACTACGCTAAACTGTTAGCTGTCAGGAAAGTAATCAGAAATAAGGGTAAAAGGACAGCGGGAATCGATGGCAAACTATGGAATACTCCGAGTGCCAAGATGAAAGCAGCCTTAAATCTAACTGATAAGAGATATAAAGCAAAACCGTTAAAAAGAGTTTATATTGAGAAATATGGGTCTTCGAAGAAACGACCTCTAGGTATCCCATCTATGTATGATAGAGCTATGCAATCACTTTATGCATTAGCATTAAATCCGATTGCAGAAGCAACAGCAGACAAACGTTCTTTTGGATTTAGAAAATTCAGAAGTACACAAGATACATGTAGCCAAATCTTTAATATCATGTCTCTAAAAACATCTGCACAATGGATACTAGAAGGAGATATCAAAAGTTGTTTTGATAAGATTAGTCATCAGTGGCTACTAGACAACATTCCAATGGACAAATCAATTCTGAAACAATTCCTCAAAGCAGGATTTGTTTATGACCAAATACTATTTCCAACAGATGCAGGCACTCCACAAGGCGGTATAATATCACCAATATTAGCCAACATGACCTTAGATGGGATTGACAACTTATTGATCAACAAATATCATCGAGGCAAAAGTGGAACAATAACTTTTCGTCAAAAAGCTAAACACAAAGTTAACTTTGTAAGATATGCTGATGATTTTATTGTTACTGCAAAAACAAAGGGAATAGCAGAAGAAATCAAAGAATCGATTAAGAATTTTCTAAAGGAAAAAGGTCTTGAGCTATCAGACGAAAAGACACTAATTACTCATATCGATAATGGTTTTGATTTTCTAGGTTGGAATTTTAGAAAATACAAGTGGAAGCTTCTTATAAAACCGTCTAAGAAATCCATTCAGAAAATAACTGAAAAAATCAGTAATATTATCAAAAATGGAAAGACGTGGACACAAGAAGATTTAATTGACAAACTTAACCCAATCATTACTGGATGGTCCAACTACCATCAAGGAGTGATTTCTAAAGAAACATTCAGTATTCTGGATAATAGAATATGGAATATGCTTTGGAAATGGGCTAAGAGAAGACACCCTATGAAATCCAGAACTTGGATTGTCAACAAATACTGGCACACCAAAGGAACAAGGAACTGGGTATTTTCAACAAAAAGAAACCAACTAAAACTCTTATCAGATAAAAAGATAGTTCGGAATCCACAATTAAAACTGGATAAAAATCCCTATCTTGACAAGGATTACTTTATCGAGCGTAAATTCAAACAAGGCTCAAGAAAACTATCAGGAAAGTTTAAGAAAGTATGGGGAAAACAAAAGGGCAAATGTCCGTTCTGTAATTTACTGATTGACATTAACAATGATGGAGAGGAAAGACCCCTACATCATAAAAATGGAAATCACAATGATAACAGAATATCAAACCTAGTTTATACACATGCACATTGTCATAGACAATATCATACCAATAACCTGAAAACAACTGCTGCCTGA
- a CDS encoding transposase, whose product MILTKTVILKIVNPDNDLVETMQKYSDGMNYASSIVFQNGKTIGSYKLQNIVYGYLREVIGLKSQMSCNVPRQVSGCYKTLKEQIKEGKVIWKEIIFSPYSMTLSYKRDFSISQDLVAITTINNGRKPYKIQSYDNAQQYFDGTWKFTASKVVRHKDSNHYFHLSIEKEVPEKELEEKSNYMGIDLGMNYLAVASTTEKNCRFFAGGHIKDIRNQYKSMRKRLQSKGTLSARRMIKHISDKEKRLMRDVNHVISVRQEAIFMNCRDAIPSIWDNPTMACANSNVRV is encoded by the coding sequence ATGATCCTGACCAAAACTGTTATTCTGAAAATAGTAAATCCAGATAACGATCTGGTAGAGACCATGCAAAAGTATTCGGATGGAATGAACTATGCTTCTTCTATTGTTTTTCAGAACGGAAAAACAATTGGTTCTTATAAATTGCAGAATATAGTTTACGGATATCTCCGGGAAGTTATCGGATTGAAATCCCAGATGAGTTGTAACGTCCCAAGACAAGTATCAGGATGCTACAAAACATTGAAAGAACAGATCAAGGAAGGAAAAGTGATCTGGAAGGAAATAATATTCAGTCCGTATTCGATGACGCTATCCTACAAAAGAGATTTTAGTATAAGTCAGGATTTAGTTGCTATTACAACCATCAATAATGGGAGGAAACCATACAAGATACAAAGTTATGATAATGCACAGCAATACTTCGATGGTACATGGAAATTCACAGCATCCAAGGTTGTAAGACATAAGGATAGTAATCATTATTTCCATCTGTCCATTGAAAAGGAAGTTCCAGAAAAAGAACTGGAAGAAAAATCCAATTATATGGGTATTGACTTAGGGATGAACTACCTTGCTGTTGCATCAACCACTGAAAAGAACTGCAGGTTCTTTGCAGGAGGTCATATCAAAGATATCAGAAACCAATACAAGTCAATGCGAAAAAGGTTACAATCGAAGGGAACTTTGTCAGCAAGAAGAATGATCAAACATATTTCTGACAAAGAGAAACGTCTTATGCGAGATGTAAACCATGTAATTTCTGTGCGACAAGAAGCTATATTCATGAATTGCAGAGATGCTATCCCTTCCATTTGGGATAATCCTACTATGGCATGCGCTAACAGCAATGTAAGGGTGTGA
- a CDS encoding disaggregatase related repeat-containing protein, with protein sequence MNNNINNFINASMKSSKIAVLLAALIFFATIPTLVQAAAPAEQWNRTFGGTLDDSVNSVQQTSDGGYIIAGTTSSDGAGGSDAWLIKVDSSGSQTWNKTFGGTLDDGAKSVQQTSDGGYIIAGATASYGAGGTDEYGRAYSDAWLIKVDNSGNQTWNKTFGGSNYDHAFSVQQTSDGGYIIAGDTNSSSPDSSYSPGWLIKVDSDGNQQWNTTFGKTDDGFDHHASSVDQTSDGGYIIAGWVEMPTSVEDFWLSKVDSNGNQIWSKTFQGWAGEYDHANSVQQTSDGGYVLAGEAGGFSSDPSAAWLVKTDNNGNMTWDKRFGGENETDVSGRAYSVDQTSDEGYIIAGTIHPYESLYNDVWLIKVDSNGNQQWNKTFGETLDDSANSVQQTSDGGYIIAGETMSYGAGSEDAWLIKVAPETSTTSMTPNYDNRLRQSSPNTVLSNTPYLDIGKSAYRCRDVMLFDLSMYNNTTISKATLSLYWYYPAGATRTSDTVVEIYRPMQWDPQYVTWNSRMSGTPWDTAGGNWFDKNDVDQGTTPYASVTFPAGTVPDNKYYEFDVTQLVQEYVNGSNTNTGFFLKAKTESSNYIAFYSSDWSNAEQRPKLTITTTSVPVDNPPVANAGPDQVAATNAAVTFNGSASIDDNSIESYSWDFDVSDGITTDATGITATKTYATAGNYTVTLTVTDNGGQNDSDTMQVVVGNQVTTIAYTPEYDNRLRQSSPNTVLSNTPYLDIGKSAYRCRDVMLFDLSMYNNTIISKATLSLYWYYPAGATRTSDTVVEIYRPMQWDSQYVTWNSRMSGTPWDTAGGNWFDKNGVDQGTTPYASVTFPASVVPENRYYEFDVTELVQEYVSGTNNTGFFLKARTEGGNYIAFYSSEWPNADQRPKLTITHVN encoded by the coding sequence ATGAATAATAATATTAATAATTTCATAAACGCTAGTATGAAAAGCAGTAAAATAGCAGTATTACTAGCTGCTTTAATTTTTTTTGCGACTATACCCACATTAGTACAGGCAGCTGCTCCTGCAGAACAGTGGAATAGGACATTTGGTGGAACCTTGGATGATAGTGTCAATTCAGTTCAGCAGACTTCTGATGGGGGATACATAATAGCAGGGACTACTTCTTCGGATGGAGCTGGTGGATCTGATGCTTGGTTAATCAAAGTTGATAGTAGTGGCAGCCAGACATGGAATAAGACATTTGGTGGAACCTTGGATGATGGTGCAAAATCAGTCCAGCAGACTTCAGATGGTGGATACATAATAGCAGGAGCTACTGCTTCTTATGGAGCTGGGGGTACTGATGAGTATGGAAGGGCTTATAGTGATGCCTGGTTGATCAAAGTTGATAATAGTGGTAACCAGACATGGAATAAGACATTTGGCGGATCAAATTATGATCATGCTTTTTCAGTTCAGCAGACTTCGGATGGAGGATACATTATAGCAGGAGATACAAACTCTTCGTCTCCAGATAGTAGCTATAGTCCAGGTTGGTTGATCAAAGTTGATAGTGATGGTAACCAGCAGTGGAATACGACATTTGGTAAAACAGATGATGGTTTTGATCATCATGCATCTTCCGTTGATCAGACTTCTGATGGGGGATACATAATAGCAGGCTGGGTTGAGATGCCAACTTCAGTTGAGGATTTCTGGTTAAGCAAAGTTGATAGTAATGGCAATCAGATATGGAGTAAGACTTTTCAGGGATGGGCAGGTGAATATGATCACGCAAATTCAGTTCAGCAGACTTCTGATGGGGGCTATGTACTCGCAGGAGAAGCTGGGGGTTTTTCTTCTGATCCGAGTGCTGCTTGGCTAGTCAAAACTGATAACAATGGTAACATGACATGGGATAAGAGATTTGGTGGAGAAAATGAGACTGATGTTTCGGGTCGTGCATATTCAGTTGATCAGACTTCGGATGAGGGATACATAATAGCAGGAACTATTCACCCATATGAATCTCTCTACAATGATGTCTGGTTGATCAAAGTTGATAGTAATGGTAACCAGCAGTGGAATAAGACTTTTGGTGAAACCTTAGATGATAGTGCAAATTCCGTTCAGCAGACTTCGGATGGAGGATACATAATTGCAGGAGAGACCATGTCGTATGGAGCTGGTTCCGAAGACGCTTGGTTAATCAAAGTTGCACCTGAAACATCTACAACTTCTATGACTCCTAACTATGATAATAGACTGCGCCAATCATCTCCGAACACTGTCCTTTCCAATACTCCGTATCTTGATATTGGAAAAAGTGCATATCGTTGCAGGGATGTGATGTTGTTCGACCTTAGCATGTACAATAATACAACAATATCCAAGGCAACCCTCTCGCTCTACTGGTACTATCCTGCAGGTGCAACGCGTACATCTGATACTGTAGTAGAGATATACAGGCCAATGCAGTGGGATCCACAGTATGTTACCTGGAACTCCAGGATGTCTGGAACTCCGTGGGATACGGCAGGAGGAAACTGGTTCGATAAGAATGATGTTGATCAGGGTACCACACCATATGCATCGGTGACATTCCCGGCTGGGACGGTACCCGATAACAAATACTACGAATTCGATGTTACACAGTTAGTACAGGAATATGTAAACGGAAGTAATACCAATACCGGTTTCTTCCTCAAGGCGAAGACAGAGAGCAGTAATTACATAGCCTTCTACAGTTCGGATTGGTCCAACGCTGAGCAGAGACCGAAATTGACCATAACTACAACATCGGTTCCAGTGGACAATCCACCAGTTGCAAATGCTGGACCTGACCAGGTTGCTGCTACAAATGCAGCAGTTACGTTCAATGGCAGTGCTTCTATCGATGACAATAGTATAGAATCTTACTCATGGGATTTCGATGTCTCAGATGGCATAACCACTGATGCTACTGGCATAACTGCTACTAAGACATATGCAACTGCAGGGAATTATACTGTCACACTCACTGTCACTGATAATGGTGGCCAAAACGATTCAGACACAATGCAGGTAGTTGTCGGCAATCAGGTAACAACTATTGCTTATACACCAGAGTATGATAATAGACTGCGTCAGTCATCTCCGAACACTGTCCTTTCCAATACTCCGTATCTTGATATTGGAAAAAGTGCATATCGTTGCAGGGATGTGATGTTGTTCGATCTTAGCATGTACAATAATACAATAATATCTAAGGCAACCCTCTCGCTCTACTGGTACTATCCTGCAGGTGCAACACGTACATCCGATACTGTAGTAGAGATATACAGGCCAATGCAGTGGGATTCACAGTATGTTACCTGGAACTCCAGGATGTCTGGAACTCCGTGGGATACGGCAGGAGGAAACTGGTTCGACAAGAATGGTGTTGATCAGGGTACTACACCTTATGCATCGGTGACATTCCCTGCGAGTGTAGTGCCTGAGAACAGATATTATGAGTTTGATGTCACAGAACTTGTACAGGAATATGTAAGCGGTACTAACAACACCGGTTTCTTCCTCAAGGCAAGGACAGAGGGTGGTAATTACATAGCCTTCTATAGCTCGGAGTGGCCAAATGCCGACCAGAGACCGAAATTAACTATAACACACGTTAACTGA
- a CDS encoding DUF1699 family protein, translating into MKIRVVSSKEEINTLNPNEEIVHFAFRPSNTDLFSLFIKCPQVKAIHIPTSYRRTMSTSAIMYLKMQNIELLEGDVWGHRKDINEYSEISQKVYDRLRECRQSGMQEEDIVEKLARETGLGQDFVSFFIKNS; encoded by the coding sequence ATGAAAATAAGAGTCGTCAGCTCAAAGGAAGAGATAAACACGTTGAATCCAAATGAAGAAATTGTGCATTTTGCATTCAGACCATCTAACACAGACCTCTTCTCACTTTTCATAAAGTGTCCACAGGTTAAAGCTATCCACATTCCAACCTCTTACAGAAGAACGATGTCCACCTCTGCAATAATGTACCTCAAAATGCAGAACATAGAGCTTCTTGAGGGCGACGTATGGGGACACCGTAAAGATATCAATGAATATTCCGAGATCTCCCAAAAGGTATATGACCGCCTAAGAGAATGCCGTCAGAGTGGAATGCAGGAAGAAGATATCGTTGAAAAGCTAGCAAGAGAAACTGGACTTGGTCAAGATTTCGTTTCATTCTTTATCAAGAACAGTTAA